The Fulvivirga ligni genome window below encodes:
- a CDS encoding FMN-dependent NADH-azoreductase: MKQILHIISSPKKETSISRILGRKVIQNFKNQDSENVIIEHDLTKIDIPHLTDEHISVFFTPPEQRTETQHAEISISDKLIGDILKSDILVVEAPMYNWNIPSTLKAYFDQITRAGLTFKYEYKDDSLLPTGLLTGKQAYIVTSSGGVYSEGKLKDYDFTTNYLKFFLEVLGIEVIDIFRAEGQAIYGRDEALKKGLDSIIMNS; the protein is encoded by the coding sequence ATGAAACAAATATTGCATATCATTTCAAGTCCAAAGAAAGAGACATCTATCAGTAGAATTTTAGGTAGAAAAGTAATTCAAAATTTTAAAAATCAGGATTCTGAAAATGTCATTATTGAGCATGATCTTACCAAGATCGACATCCCTCATTTGACCGATGAACATATTTCAGTATTCTTCACTCCGCCTGAACAAAGAACAGAGACACAACATGCGGAAATTAGCATTTCGGATAAATTAATCGGTGACATATTGAAGTCGGATATTTTAGTAGTAGAAGCGCCTATGTATAATTGGAACATACCTTCTACCCTAAAGGCTTATTTCGATCAGATAACCAGAGCAGGTCTCACCTTTAAATATGAGTACAAAGATGACAGCCTCCTACCCACTGGCCTCCTCACCGGCAAGCAAGCCTACATAGTGACCTCCTCTGGCGGTGTTTATTCAGAGGGAAAGCTTAAGGATTATGATTTTACAACCAACTACCTAAAATTCTTTCTGGAGGTATTAGGAATTGAAGTCATTGATATCTTCAGAGCTGAGGGTCAAGCCATTTATGGTCGTGATGAAGCATTGAAAAAAGGTTTGGACAGTATAATTATGAACTCATAG
- a CDS encoding T9SS type A sorting domain-containing protein → MKQILLGKKTILCLLLMLFSLYGWSQSIFINEIHYDNASADTNEGVEIAGPAGTDLTGWSLVFYNGSGGAPYSTLALSGIIPAQDGAFGTIFFSEAGVQNGGPDGIALVDGSSSVIQFLSYEGSFTAVGGPADGMESVDIIVEESGTTPVDFSLQLAGVGTSYTDFTWQDPQASTYNAVNTGQSFGGEPPVASVIINEIDADTQGTDIAEFIELYDGGLGNTSLDGLVVVLFNGSNDLSYQAYDLDGYTTDADGYLVLGNAGVNNVSLEFNSNTLQNGADAVALYEADATDFPSGTAVTLTGLLDAIVYDTNDSDDAELLTLLNAGEPQVNEDAAGDKDVHSLQRYTNGSGGERNTSTYVAALPTPGAPNTNVTEPINLVINEIDADTPGSDQEEFIELYDGGVGNTPLDGFVVVLYNGNGDAVYNAIDLSGYTTNAEGYFVLGNAAVVNVDLVFGNNALQNGADAIALYQGSASDFPNGTIVTTENLIDAVVYDTDDDDDAELLVLLNAGEPQLNENEGGDKDNESLQRFPNGSGGLRNTSAYSTASPTPGAENGAVAPPGELVTIAEARALALGTSVTVRGIFTASDHFGGPAYIQDNTAGIAIFDGTLHGDMLFSIGDSVEVSGVLEAFNDQIQIGTVSSVTDFGPASSPIVPQVVTLSELSAHPGELVTVLNTSFPNPGDILFGNSNYNLTDASGSGELRIDADVQELVGFEQPETCSSITGVVGRFQSIYQLLPRQTADVPCAAPYEPDGEDLSIPRSSTFDVAAWNIEWFGDEGNAPASDAIQKDSVKAILLALDADIIAVEEIVDTVLFAQMISEMPGYDYFLSDFVSNPGVYDNSQRVGFVYNTSTVAPDFSASRALLSTIHPIYNGGDDSYLVGYPDARDRFWASGRLPYMLEADVTIDGISKRINMLVVHARANSSDAQSRYDMRKYDVEVLKDSLDAYYSDVNLIMLGDYNDDLDETVADVPTTVSTYEAYIADTAEYKLLTLPLSNQGLRSYVFYTNVIDHIIASDEAAEYFLEGSARIGYQFYDSDYAYNTSDHLPVTARFQFTEEITSNDFTAVSVASFNQGKRANGWPVSYIRSDPNKALGLPLENYYYNFVSLGFGGEIVLELDNYMYDLEGDEFRVYESSFGPLELPCFIYPEKAEVFVSENGIDFVSVGTTCQNGDFDMAGSGLERAKYIKVKDATKKSMFFGLADGYDLDGIYNLHQAANARTITDHQNYVPNEDGDVEVNVYPNPFSAELNIDVSSIESQEVEMTVTDITGRQVIARDIKIDAGNSSLKLNLEELPKGVYILRLNGEEEILKRTVVKDR, encoded by the coding sequence ATGAAGCAAATTCTACTAGGTAAAAAGACAATTTTATGTCTTTTGCTCATGCTATTTAGCTTGTATGGATGGTCCCAGTCCATATTTATAAATGAGATACATTATGATAATGCCAGTGCAGATACCAACGAAGGTGTAGAGATAGCCGGTCCTGCCGGTACAGATCTTACGGGCTGGTCACTAGTGTTCTATAACGGAAGTGGAGGTGCGCCGTACAGCACGCTGGCGCTTTCAGGAATTATTCCGGCTCAGGACGGTGCCTTCGGAACTATCTTCTTCAGTGAAGCTGGGGTACAAAACGGAGGGCCTGATGGTATCGCTTTGGTAGATGGTTCTTCATCTGTAATTCAGTTTTTGAGTTATGAAGGCTCTTTCACCGCAGTTGGCGGTCCGGCTGATGGCATGGAGAGTGTAGATATCATAGTTGAAGAAAGTGGCACAACTCCTGTAGACTTTTCATTGCAGCTGGCGGGAGTAGGAACAAGCTATACAGATTTTACATGGCAAGATCCTCAAGCCAGCACTTATAATGCTGTGAATACAGGTCAGAGTTTTGGTGGAGAGCCGCCGGTAGCATCAGTGATTATTAACGAAATTGATGCTGACACCCAAGGCACCGACATCGCTGAATTTATCGAGCTTTATGATGGTGGATTGGGAAATACTTCACTTGATGGTTTGGTAGTAGTGCTGTTTAATGGTAGCAATGACCTAAGTTATCAGGCTTATGATTTAGATGGGTATACTACAGATGCTGATGGTTATCTTGTGTTAGGAAATGCAGGAGTGAACAACGTTTCTCTTGAATTTAATTCTAATACTTTACAAAATGGTGCTGATGCAGTAGCCTTATATGAAGCTGACGCTACTGATTTCCCTTCTGGCACGGCAGTGACATTAACAGGCCTTTTAGATGCAATTGTTTATGATACTAATGATAGCGATGATGCAGAGCTGCTAACACTGTTAAATGCAGGTGAGCCTCAGGTAAATGAGGATGCAGCTGGTGATAAGGATGTTCATTCTTTACAACGATACACTAACGGTAGTGGAGGAGAGAGAAATACAAGTACATATGTGGCTGCATTGCCAACTCCAGGTGCTCCGAATACCAATGTTACTGAGCCTATAAATCTGGTAATCAATGAAATAGATGCTGATACGCCAGGTTCTGATCAGGAGGAGTTTATTGAATTATATGATGGTGGTGTAGGAAATACTCCGTTAGATGGTTTTGTAGTGGTATTATATAATGGAAACGGTGATGCTGTTTATAATGCTATTGACCTATCTGGATATACTACTAACGCCGAAGGTTATTTTGTGCTTGGAAATGCTGCTGTGGTTAATGTGGATTTGGTTTTTGGAAACAATGCACTACAAAATGGAGCTGATGCCATCGCCCTTTATCAAGGTTCGGCTTCTGATTTTCCAAATGGAACTATCGTTACCACAGAAAATCTGATAGACGCCGTAGTTTACGATACAGATGATGATGACGATGCAGAGTTATTAGTTCTGCTTAATGCTGGTGAGCCTCAGCTGAATGAAAATGAAGGTGGTGATAAGGACAATGAGTCTTTACAGCGTTTTCCTAATGGTTCTGGAGGACTTAGAAATACCAGTGCTTATAGCACAGCTTCTCCTACACCGGGAGCAGAGAATGGCGCAGTGGCACCTCCGGGAGAGTTGGTGACTATTGCAGAAGCCAGAGCGCTTGCTTTAGGTACTTCGGTAACAGTAAGAGGAATTTTTACGGCATCAGATCATTTTGGTGGTCCTGCTTATATTCAAGATAACACCGCAGGTATAGCTATCTTCGATGGTACTTTACACGGAGACATGCTTTTTAGTATTGGCGATAGCGTAGAGGTTTCTGGTGTTTTAGAAGCTTTTAATGATCAAATTCAAATTGGTACAGTGAGCAGCGTGACAGATTTCGGACCTGCTTCTTCACCAATTGTTCCTCAAGTGGTCACTTTAAGCGAGTTATCAGCCCATCCTGGAGAACTGGTTACTGTGCTCAACACATCTTTCCCTAACCCTGGAGATATCTTATTTGGAAACTCAAATTACAACCTTACTGACGCCAGTGGCTCAGGTGAATTAAGAATAGATGCTGATGTTCAGGAGCTGGTTGGTTTTGAGCAGCCAGAAACTTGTAGTTCAATTACAGGTGTGGTAGGAAGGTTTCAGTCAATCTATCAGCTACTTCCAAGACAAACGGCAGATGTGCCATGTGCAGCTCCTTATGAGCCAGATGGTGAGGACCTGTCCATCCCAAGGTCATCTACTTTTGATGTAGCTGCCTGGAATATCGAATGGTTTGGAGACGAAGGAAATGCCCCAGCCAGCGATGCCATTCAGAAAGATAGCGTGAAAGCGATATTATTAGCTCTTGATGCGGATATTATTGCTGTGGAAGAAATAGTTGATACAGTATTATTTGCTCAAATGATCAGCGAAATGCCTGGTTATGACTACTTCTTGTCAGATTTTGTTTCAAATCCAGGTGTTTATGATAATAGCCAGAGAGTAGGGTTTGTGTATAATACAAGTACAGTGGCTCCAGATTTCTCAGCTTCAAGAGCTCTACTTTCTACCATTCATCCTATTTACAATGGCGGAGATGACTCTTATCTGGTAGGTTACCCTGATGCTAGAGATAGATTCTGGGCTAGTGGTAGATTGCCATATATGTTAGAGGCAGATGTAACTATCGATGGCATTTCAAAAAGAATCAATATGCTGGTAGTTCATGCCAGAGCCAACAGCAGTGATGCTCAAAGTAGATATGACATGCGTAAGTATGATGTTGAAGTGCTGAAAGATTCATTAGATGCCTATTATTCAGATGTAAATCTGATCATGTTAGGTGACTATAACGACGATCTTGATGAGACAGTGGCAGATGTGCCTACCACAGTAAGTACATATGAGGCCTACATTGCTGATACTGCCGAGTATAAGCTATTAACATTGCCTTTGAGTAACCAGGGCCTAAGAAGCTATGTTTTCTATACTAACGTTATTGATCATATCATAGCATCTGATGAAGCTGCAGAATATTTCCTAGAAGGATCAGCTAGAATTGGATATCAGTTCTATGACAGCGATTATGCTTACAATACTTCTGATCACTTACCAGTGACGGCTCGTTTTCAATTTACTGAAGAGATTACTTCAAATGACTTTACCGCAGTTTCAGTAGCCAGTTTCAATCAAGGGAAAAGAGCGAATGGCTGGCCTGTTTCTTATATCAGAAGTGATCCAAACAAGGCTTTAGGTCTTCCTCTTGAGAATTATTACTACAATTTCGTAAGTCTTGGTTTTGGCGGTGAAATTGTGCTGGAATTAGATAATTACATGTATGACCTTGAAGGTGATGAATTCAGAGTTTACGAAAGTAGCTTTGGTCCATTAGAGCTTCCATGTTTCATCTACCCAGAAAAAGCAGAAGTATTTGTTTCTGAAAACGGAATAGATTTCGTGAGCGTAGGTACTACCTGCCAGAATGGTGATTTTGATATGGCAGGAAGTGGCCTGGAAAGAGCTAAGTATATAAAAGTGAAAGATGCCACCAAAAAGAGCATGTTTTTCGGTCTAGCCGATGGTTATGATTTAGACGGAATTTATAATCTACATCAGGCAGCTAATGCACGAACCATTACAGATCATCAAAATTATGTTCCTAATGAGGATGGTGATGTTGAAGTAAATGTTTATCCAAACCCTTTTAGCGCTGAATTGAACATTGACGTAAGCAGCATTGAAAGCCAGGAGGTAGAGATGACCGTAACCGACATCACAGGCCGTCAGGTAATTGCTCGCGATATAAAGATTGATGCTGGAAATTCTTCTTTAAAATTGAACTTAGAGGAACTACCAAAAGGTGTTTATATCCTTCGCTTAAACGGAGAAGAAGAGATTCTTAAAAGAACGGTTGTAAAAGATCGTTAA
- the ligD gene encoding non-homologous end-joining DNA ligase codes for MAKDVTYVQVGKHKLELSNLQKVLYPDDHIVKAEVLQYYLKIAPTILSHIKGRPLSLVRFPDGVEGERFFQKNKPDWAPDWIESVKLGGEVKDYMMANEEATLVWLANLACLELHQMHAKRPHHDKPDYIVYDLDPPEQYDFEELKSIAFKLKDHIESFGYQVFVKTTGGKGLHLVTPVLPRWTFEECFNAAKAIAQPFVEKNANTTLQIKKDARKGRVLIDIYRNRTSQTIVAPYSLRGYEGAPVSMPLTWEELEDIESAQDFNIENALDKILEDGDAWQALPAYAEELHTHRKEKAKPKKLGPNARHKTPEQLEDYSKKRNFKKTPEPQGLYEGGDDTGFVIHRHHASHLHYDLRLEQNGVLRSWAVPKGMPPYPGVKRLAVATEDHPMKYITFEGEIPKGQYGGGNMWIYANGRYEITKEKKDGFYFALHSPQMNAEYRMHKMKDKEWLLERVDNPQLDWLRHPVEPMLADSAENVPSGEEYIYEVKWDGIRALIVLDEGELNIYSRNHKLLNKQFPELMIPAEAFRVTSGVFDGEIVCFDSAGRPNFKNVIHRMQRTADGDIQRSMKKYPAFCYLFDCLMLDGRPLVNDPLLRRREWLEDSVRKGGSYRISETVEEGQELFEAAKKMQLEGIMAKDVNSRYIPGKRSAGWIKVKVRQSAEALIIGYTEGRGDREELFGALQLAERVDGELVYRGKVGTGFNSKSMKELYDVLKKKKKIKRPVEEKPLDDAKTTWIEPELYAEIQYSMLTHNGTYREPVYLRLRPDLV; via the coding sequence ATGGCTAAAGATGTTACATATGTTCAGGTAGGAAAACATAAGTTGGAACTCTCCAATTTGCAGAAAGTTTTATACCCTGATGATCATATTGTGAAGGCTGAAGTGCTTCAGTATTATCTGAAAATTGCTCCTACCATTTTGTCTCATATCAAAGGAAGGCCCCTGTCATTGGTACGCTTTCCTGATGGTGTGGAGGGTGAAAGGTTCTTCCAGAAGAATAAGCCAGATTGGGCTCCTGATTGGATAGAATCGGTGAAGCTCGGTGGAGAGGTGAAAGATTATATGATGGCTAATGAAGAAGCTACCTTAGTGTGGCTTGCAAACCTTGCGTGTTTGGAGCTCCATCAGATGCACGCCAAAAGGCCACACCACGATAAACCTGACTACATTGTTTATGATTTAGATCCGCCAGAGCAGTATGATTTTGAAGAGCTGAAAAGCATTGCATTTAAACTGAAAGATCATATTGAATCATTTGGTTATCAGGTGTTTGTGAAAACCACCGGAGGTAAAGGTTTACATCTGGTAACACCTGTTTTGCCTCGCTGGACCTTCGAGGAATGCTTTAATGCAGCCAAGGCTATAGCACAGCCTTTTGTAGAGAAAAACGCTAACACCACCTTGCAGATTAAGAAAGACGCACGCAAGGGCCGGGTGCTCATTGATATCTATCGAAATAGAACTAGCCAAACTATTGTGGCGCCTTACAGTCTCCGTGGCTATGAGGGAGCGCCGGTTTCTATGCCGCTTACCTGGGAAGAGCTTGAGGACATAGAGAGTGCTCAGGATTTCAATATTGAAAATGCCTTAGATAAAATCTTGGAAGATGGAGATGCCTGGCAGGCATTGCCGGCTTATGCTGAAGAATTGCATACACACAGAAAGGAGAAAGCTAAGCCTAAGAAGTTGGGACCAAATGCCAGACATAAAACTCCCGAACAGCTGGAAGACTATTCAAAAAAGCGAAATTTTAAAAAGACCCCTGAGCCCCAGGGGTTGTATGAAGGTGGTGATGATACCGGATTTGTTATCCATCGGCACCACGCCTCGCATTTGCATTATGATTTAAGGTTGGAGCAGAACGGTGTATTAAGATCCTGGGCAGTGCCTAAAGGCATGCCCCCATATCCGGGGGTAAAACGGTTGGCGGTGGCTACGGAGGATCATCCTATGAAGTACATCACCTTCGAAGGAGAAATACCCAAGGGCCAATACGGAGGCGGTAATATGTGGATTTATGCCAATGGAAGGTATGAGATTACCAAAGAGAAGAAGGATGGCTTTTATTTCGCCTTGCATAGTCCGCAGATGAATGCCGAATACCGCATGCATAAGATGAAGGATAAGGAGTGGCTATTGGAGCGTGTGGACAATCCGCAGCTAGACTGGTTAAGGCATCCTGTGGAGCCTATGCTTGCCGATAGCGCGGAGAACGTGCCTTCGGGTGAAGAGTATATCTATGAGGTGAAATGGGACGGTATACGAGCTCTAATCGTCTTGGATGAGGGGGAGCTGAATATCTATAGTAGAAATCATAAATTGCTCAATAAGCAATTTCCTGAGCTAATGATACCTGCTGAGGCTTTTAGAGTCACTTCAGGTGTATTTGATGGCGAAATAGTGTGTTTTGACAGTGCAGGAAGGCCAAACTTCAAAAACGTAATTCACAGAATGCAAAGAACAGCGGACGGGGACATTCAAAGAAGCATGAAGAAATACCCCGCTTTTTGCTATTTATTCGATTGTCTGATGCTGGATGGGCGACCTCTGGTGAATGATCCATTACTCCGAAGAAGGGAATGGCTGGAGGACTCTGTGAGGAAGGGAGGCAGTTACCGAATCAGTGAAACTGTAGAGGAGGGTCAGGAGCTGTTCGAGGCCGCCAAGAAAATGCAGCTTGAGGGCATTATGGCTAAAGATGTGAACAGCAGATATATTCCAGGTAAAAGAAGTGCGGGCTGGATAAAAGTGAAAGTGAGGCAATCTGCTGAAGCGCTCATTATCGGGTACACAGAAGGCAGGGGAGATAGAGAGGAATTATTCGGTGCCTTGCAATTGGCTGAGAGGGTAGATGGTGAATTGGTCTACCGTGGTAAAGTAGGAACCGGCTTTAACAGTAAGTCGATGAAGGAGCTATATGATGTGCTGAAAAAGAAGAAAAAAATAAAGAGACCTGTGGAAGAAAAGCCACTGGATGATGCAAAAACTACATGGATCGAGCCTGAATTATACGCGGAGATACAATATTCTATGCTTACACATAACGGAACCTACCGCGAGCCGGTATATTTGCGACTAAGACCCGATTTGGTATAA
- a CDS encoding RNA polymerase sigma factor translates to MKLFTNYKKKTDEQLMVLLQKGDHDALSELYHRYSTKLLSYFFKMLWKDEELAQDSLHDLFVKLIDKAYQFDTSRRFSTWLYSIAHNMCKNHYRKHEKLQLDSIDQIDSHTMIVSSEKQIDPNELENALKNAMNNISGDHQSVFVLRYYENMPIKDIAEIMSCSEGTVKSRLFHAKKNLASQLKQFKEIDEGDY, encoded by the coding sequence TTGAAACTATTTACAAACTATAAAAAGAAAACAGACGAGCAGCTCATGGTCCTTCTTCAAAAGGGGGACCATGATGCGTTGTCAGAACTCTATCATAGATATAGCACAAAGCTGCTCTCCTACTTTTTCAAGATGCTATGGAAAGATGAAGAACTAGCGCAAGACTCTCTTCATGACCTATTTGTAAAACTTATTGACAAAGCCTATCAATTCGATACCTCCAGACGGTTTAGCACCTGGCTCTATTCCATAGCCCATAACATGTGTAAAAACCATTACCGAAAGCATGAAAAGCTACAGTTAGATTCTATCGATCAAATAGATTCTCATACCATGATCGTAAGCTCAGAAAAGCAGATTGACCCGAATGAATTGGAGAACGCTTTAAAAAATGCCATGAACAATATCAGCGGAGATCATCAGAGCGTATTTGTACTTAGATATTATGAAAACATGCCTATCAAAGACATAGCAGAGATTATGAGTTGCTCGGAAGGCACAGTAAAATCAAGGTTATTCCATGCTAAGAAAAACCTGGCCTCACAGCTCAAGCAGTTTAAAGAAATTGACGAAGGAGATTATTAA
- a CDS encoding formylglycine-generating enzyme family protein, giving the protein MKKSFILYLLLSAFSRFALGAAEEVPSRLSERKDQSWYSSQAAEWKAIVDQHPGNNKAWLNYYLATRYANKASEETLYSQIKSMAESFEKELILAFHFEQTDEGYVHTQKANELRKNNFMAQVLMMAHAERLGLENQRKAYAMKVMSQQRIYQSLLSYNYNVLMSIEPNGVLLVDGDNTSIPLWLLQDAMDIRTDVKVVDLNLCKDENYLNSLSSRWQLQTEGLSGLNESEFTQKLPDVNPEFNFFYSLTLDRQYLSEIENQLYVVGLASVRSEKRINNVEEIRTNLEQKFLLDYVSVDFNGEPQTASGRKLTPNYLVPALLLKRYYQSQHLESPQLDAIIEKIARESGRADVVKNFLTVSEPHKPYAAIEIDTKDLEETFKPIRGKLYAQYSEVTNKSYNDFLSYLQEHNMDNLYKKCNYDLSQYEGGGLAMMKSYHEVIDPSKMSKKKEYYTNYPVIDISYEGAVEYCQWLTDQYNQQSIKKFKKVVFRLPTLNEWQIAALGYKGFQSWNLNDVVVTLDSKRNKSNPQTFKVSDHDIIYPWYIYDVEFVKEAINSKGCYLGNFKTSDEITCPNGIHGDGFKMAAKVARYFANDMGLFDVVGNVAEMVSEKGKACGGSWDDIPEKSSIKSVKNYDGPSASIGFRVFMEVIEE; this is encoded by the coding sequence ATGAAGAAATCGTTTATATTATATCTACTTCTTTCTGCCTTCAGCCGGTTTGCCTTGGGCGCTGCAGAAGAAGTGCCCTCCAGGTTATCAGAAAGAAAGGACCAATCATGGTACAGCTCACAGGCTGCCGAATGGAAAGCCATAGTAGATCAGCATCCGGGCAATAATAAGGCATGGCTTAACTATTATCTGGCCACCAGATATGCCAACAAGGCCTCTGAAGAAACCCTTTACAGCCAGATTAAATCCATGGCTGAAAGCTTTGAAAAGGAACTCATCCTGGCCTTCCATTTTGAACAGACTGATGAAGGGTATGTGCATACTCAAAAAGCCAATGAGCTCAGAAAGAATAATTTCATGGCTCAAGTACTCATGATGGCCCACGCAGAACGGCTAGGACTGGAAAACCAAAGAAAAGCCTATGCCATGAAAGTAATGAGCCAGCAAAGGATTTACCAGAGCCTGCTCTCCTATAACTACAATGTACTCATGTCTATAGAGCCCAACGGCGTCCTTTTAGTGGATGGCGACAATACATCTATACCTTTATGGCTTCTTCAAGATGCCATGGACATAAGAACCGATGTAAAAGTGGTGGACCTGAACCTATGCAAGGATGAAAATTATTTAAATTCTTTAAGCAGCAGGTGGCAATTACAGACTGAAGGCCTGAGCGGATTAAATGAATCGGAATTCACACAAAAACTACCTGACGTTAATCCGGAGTTTAATTTCTTCTATTCACTAACCCTGGATCGCCAATATTTAAGTGAAATAGAAAATCAGCTATATGTGGTAGGGTTAGCATCAGTAAGAAGTGAGAAAAGGATCAATAACGTTGAAGAAATAAGGACTAACCTGGAACAAAAATTTTTGCTTGACTATGTTTCTGTTGATTTTAACGGAGAGCCTCAGACCGCCAGCGGTAGAAAGCTCACACCTAATTATCTTGTTCCTGCTTTGCTGCTTAAGCGGTATTACCAAAGTCAACATCTGGAATCTCCTCAACTGGATGCCATCATCGAGAAGATTGCCAGAGAAAGCGGCAGAGCAGATGTAGTAAAGAACTTCCTTACCGTTTCGGAGCCTCACAAGCCTTACGCTGCTATTGAGATAGACACCAAGGACCTGGAGGAGACGTTTAAGCCAATTAGAGGAAAGCTTTATGCTCAGTATTCCGAAGTTACCAACAAGTCTTATAACGACTTTCTCAGCTACCTTCAAGAGCACAACATGGATAACCTTTATAAAAAATGTAATTATGATCTAAGTCAATATGAAGGTGGTGGTTTAGCTATGATGAAGAGTTACCATGAGGTTATTGATCCTTCAAAAATGTCTAAGAAGAAAGAATATTATACAAATTATCCAGTTATTGATATCAGCTATGAAGGAGCTGTTGAATATTGCCAGTGGCTTACGGATCAATACAACCAACAAAGCATTAAAAAATTCAAAAAGGTGGTGTTTAGATTACCGACTTTAAATGAGTGGCAAATTGCTGCCTTGGGATATAAAGGCTTTCAAAGCTGGAATCTGAATGATGTGGTAGTAACACTGGATAGCAAGAGAAATAAATCAAACCCGCAGACTTTTAAGGTTTCTGATCACGATATCATCTATCCCTGGTATATCTATGATGTAGAGTTCGTGAAGGAAGCCATAAATTCCAAAGGCTGTTATTTGGGTAATTTCAAAACTTCTGATGAGATAACGTGTCCTAACGGCATTCATGGAGATGGCTTTAAAATGGCAGCCAAAGTGGCCAGATATTTCGCTAATGACATGGGCCTTTTTGATGTGGTGGGAAATGTAGCCGAAATGGTATCTGAAAAAGGCAAGGCTTGCGGTGGTAGTTGGGATGATATACCGGAGAAGTCTAGCATTAAGAGCGTGAAAAATTATGATGGCCCTAGTGCATCAATCGGATTTAGAGTTTTTATGGAGGTGATAGAAGAATAA
- a CDS encoding DUF72 domain-containing protein, with protein MKFGKPTSNKELESIDLSLPPDHPDTAKNLGKGKNPVKVYVGCAKWGRKEWVGLIYPEKTKDKDFLDHYVKNFNGIEMNTTFYSIKKENVENWASRAPEGFSFSPKFSRNISHLKRLNEDAKRFTDYFLDAAHAFGDKLGPSFLQMPDNFAPKYLDRLADYIKDIPGDFPMFVELRHTDWFTDPTAYDETFSMLEEYGRGAVITDVATRRDVVHQRLTSTKAFVRFNGYDFHPTDFTRLDEWVERIKTWIDSGLEELYFYAHQEDETNTPKTCDYIIEKLNYQCGLNLQRPNFQ; from the coding sequence ATGAAATTCGGTAAACCTACATCAAATAAAGAACTTGAAAGTATAGATCTAAGCCTGCCGCCGGACCATCCTGATACAGCGAAAAATCTGGGTAAAGGCAAGAATCCTGTTAAAGTATATGTTGGCTGTGCCAAATGGGGCAGGAAAGAATGGGTTGGTCTCATTTATCCTGAAAAGACTAAGGATAAAGATTTTCTTGATCACTATGTGAAGAATTTTAATGGTATTGAAATGAATACCACTTTCTACAGCATAAAAAAGGAAAATGTCGAGAACTGGGCTTCCAGAGCGCCGGAAGGGTTTAGTTTCAGTCCTAAGTTTTCAAGGAATATAAGTCACCTGAAGAGATTGAATGAAGATGCGAAAAGATTCACAGATTATTTCCTGGATGCCGCTCATGCTTTCGGTGATAAGCTGGGCCCCTCGTTTCTTCAGATGCCGGATAACTTCGCTCCCAAATACCTTGATAGACTGGCTGATTATATCAAAGATATTCCTGGTGATTTCCCTATGTTCGTAGAGCTTCGACATACTGATTGGTTCACTGATCCCACAGCATATGATGAGACTTTTAGCATGTTGGAAGAGTACGGAAGAGGTGCAGTAATTACAGATGTAGCTACTCGAAGAGATGTGGTGCATCAGCGTCTTACTAGTACCAAGGCCTTTGTAAGATTTAATGGCTACGACTTTCACCCCACAGATTTTACACGCCTGGATGAATGGGTGGAAAGAATCAAAACCTGGATAGATTCAGGTCTGGAGGAACTGTACTTTTATGCTCACCAGGAAGATGAAACTAACACTCCGAAGACTTGTGATTACATCATTGAAAAGTTAAATTATCAGTGTGGTCTTAATTTGCAACGTCCTAATTTTCAATGA
- a CDS encoding winged helix-turn-helix transcriptional regulator produces the protein MKDKETAFYQSQCVDNLLATEDALYVLSGRWTIRVMIAIQSGYTRFNVIQRTVKGISARVLSNELKKLEENHLVERTVFSDQIPVIVEYLPTEYSHTLKEVIGALVEWGINHKRKITED, from the coding sequence ATGAAAGATAAAGAAACTGCATTTTACCAATCCCAGTGTGTGGATAATTTATTAGCCACGGAAGATGCTTTGTACGTCCTGTCAGGAAGATGGACCATCAGAGTTATGATTGCAATACAGAGTGGTTATACCAGATTTAATGTAATTCAGCGAACTGTGAAAGGTATTTCTGCCAGAGTATTATCAAATGAATTGAAAAAGTTGGAAGAAAACCATCTTGTTGAAAGGACCGTTTTTTCCGACCAGATTCCTGTTATAGTTGAATACCTCCCCACCGAGTATAGTCATACACTGAAAGAAGTGATTGGAGCATTAGTAGAGTGGGGTATAAATCACAAAAGAAAAATCACAGAGGATTAA